The following coding sequences are from one Cenarchaeum symbiosum A window:
- a CDS encoding superoxide dismutase (COG0605): MGEYTLPEMPYAYDALEPHIDARTMEIHHTKHHQTYTTKLNAALKDCPADIQGKDVTEILANIGQVPEAQRKAINFNAGGYDNHRLFWNNMKPNGGGEPGGAVADAINSSFGSFADFKEKFSSTTAVIQGSGWGWLVYNPSSSKVEYKAMPNQTSPRTEKLVPLLGCDVWEHAYYLKYQNKRPDYISAWWNVINWDEVESRLSKAK; encoded by the coding sequence ATGGGAGAATACACACTTCCGGAGATGCCATATGCATACGACGCACTGGAGCCGCACATAGACGCGCGCACCATGGAGATACACCATACAAAGCACCACCAGACGTATACTACCAAGCTCAACGCGGCGCTAAAGGACTGCCCCGCGGATATACAGGGCAAGGACGTCACCGAGATCCTGGCCAACATAGGCCAGGTGCCCGAGGCGCAGCGCAAGGCAATCAACTTCAATGCAGGCGGTTACGACAACCACAGGCTATTCTGGAACAACATGAAGCCAAACGGGGGCGGGGAACCCGGCGGGGCTGTTGCCGACGCCATCAACTCGTCCTTTGGAAGCTTTGCAGACTTTAAGGAAAAGTTCTCGTCCACCACTGCCGTGATACAGGGCAGCGGGTGGGGGTGGCTCGTATACAACCCGTCAAGCAGCAAGGTAGAGTACAAGGCCATGCCCAACCAGACCAGCCCCAGGACTGAAAAGCTGGTTCCGCTGCTTGGCTGCGACGTGTGGGAGCATGCATACTATCTCAAGTACCAGAACAAGAGGCCCGATTATATATCGGCCTGGTGGAACGTAATAAACTGGGACGAGGTCGAGAGCAGGCTTTCCAAGGCAAAATAG